In Synechococcus sp. Nb3U1, one DNA window encodes the following:
- a CDS encoding glycosyltransferase family 39 protein: MTVLDTVISSRRPSVLGMGLGIGLALTLWYGVFGYHVLQIGLWLLALLLVGLYLAQFPPAQPIWDPAKMNWRRELLHLGLLALVFIPIYLYDSANIPFQVNTDEIVITSMSRNASGVRFPDVFGLMPDYFYFPRFMFSLFGGLTRLMGGVTLTHMRMVHANFGVITILVAYGFFRAFWGSRLALAGAALLGSNHALLGISRMAMRENLIVLVECAALGLILKGVREKNPLLLYLGGAAAGFSLYGYLPGRVVILLGLLFGGMYLLLGREDLKGGDPQENPFWALTKLTVPAALGFFLMAAPILVATATSPSVSAEYSRQQFLFSPEGQALQQMWVNAATPGEAVRRNILNGLSMFNDRSQHDRGYIYPNYGHAFVDPLTGVLIWLGLGSGLYRIFKRRSQPQDWLCLSSFLFLYLLFSFVITKAPNYTRLLVILPFVAYLTLEGIQVILRALGGALERSGSRARGWLPGALGLGLVLLIGGVNLAIFGDFVQKGWKSGNDVASTGRYVEARKTDPNHHFYLAASPSYPYFSWGEPYFWQSWIQFFAGREQSATVFPPEELSTQTLEPPFTLFMNQWVWDQQGSDLQQRFPSGRLERIPAERGLWAFEVRDPQRKLYPRVH; this comes from the coding sequence ATGACTGTTTTGGATACTGTGATTTCCTCCCGCCGCCCCAGTGTACTGGGAATGGGATTGGGGATAGGGCTAGCCCTGACCCTCTGGTACGGGGTGTTTGGCTATCATGTCCTGCAAATTGGCCTATGGTTGCTGGCATTGCTGTTGGTGGGCCTGTATCTGGCGCAGTTTCCCCCTGCTCAGCCCATTTGGGATCCCGCTAAGATGAACTGGCGACGGGAATTGCTTCATCTGGGCCTGTTGGCTTTGGTTTTTATCCCGATTTACCTCTACGATTCCGCCAACATCCCTTTTCAGGTGAATACCGACGAGATTGTGATCACCTCCATGTCTCGTAATGCCTCGGGGGTGCGCTTTCCCGATGTGTTTGGCCTAATGCCGGACTATTTTTACTTTCCCCGCTTTATGTTCAGCCTCTTCGGCGGGCTGACCCGGTTAATGGGGGGAGTGACCTTAACCCATATGCGCATGGTGCATGCCAACTTTGGGGTGATCACTATCCTGGTGGCCTATGGGTTCTTCCGGGCTTTTTGGGGATCCCGTTTGGCCTTGGCGGGGGCGGCTCTGCTGGGATCCAACCATGCCCTGCTAGGCATTAGTCGCATGGCGATGCGGGAAAACCTGATTGTGTTGGTGGAGTGTGCTGCACTCGGGCTGATTTTGAAGGGGGTACGGGAGAAGAACCCTCTGTTGCTGTATTTAGGGGGAGCGGCGGCGGGCTTCTCCTTGTATGGCTATTTGCCGGGGCGGGTGGTGATCCTGCTGGGGCTGCTGTTTGGGGGCATGTACTTGCTATTGGGCCGAGAAGATCTCAAGGGCGGGGATCCACAGGAGAATCCCTTTTGGGCCTTAACCAAGTTGACAGTACCGGCAGCCTTGGGCTTTTTTCTCATGGCAGCCCCCATTTTGGTGGCTACAGCCACTTCCCCTTCTGTAAGTGCCGAATATTCTCGCCAGCAATTTCTTTTTTCCCCGGAGGGGCAAGCGCTGCAACAGATGTGGGTTAATGCAGCAACCCCAGGGGAAGCGGTGCGGCGCAACATCTTGAATGGTCTCAGCATGTTCAACGATCGCAGCCAGCACGACCGTGGCTACATCTACCCCAATTACGGCCATGCCTTTGTGGATCCCTTAACCGGGGTTCTGATCTGGTTGGGTCTGGGATCCGGCCTGTACCGCATCTTCAAGCGGCGCAGCCAACCGCAAGATTGGCTCTGCCTCAGCAGTTTCCTATTTCTCTATCTGCTCTTTAGCTTCGTCATCACCAAAGCCCCTAACTATACCCGCTTGTTGGTGATTTTGCCTTTTGTCGCTTATCTAACCCTAGAAGGGATCCAAGTCATCCTGCGGGCGCTAGGGGGTGCTTTGGAGCGCTCCGGATCCCGGGCGCGGGGTTGGTTGCCGGGTGCCCTGGGGCTGGGATTGGTTCTCCTGATTGGGGGGGTAAACCTGGCTATTTTCGGCGATTTTGTGCAAAAAGGCTGGAAGAGCGGCAACGATGTCGCTAGCACAGGGCGCTATGTTGAGGCTCGCAAGACGGATCCCAACCATCATTTTTACCTGGCGGCTAGCCCCTCCTACCCCTACTTCAGCTGGGGAGAGCCTTACTTTTGGCAGAGCTGGATCCAATTTTTTGCCGGACGAGAGCAATCGGCAACCGTGTTCCCCCCAGAGGAGTTATCCACCCAGACTTTAGAGCCGCCTTTCACCCTGTTCATGAACCAATGGGTTTGGGATCAACAGGGATCCGACCTGCAGCAGCGCTTTCCCTCCGGACGACTAGAACGGATCCCGGCCGAGCGGGGGCTATGGGCCTTTGAGGTGAGGGATCCCCAGAGAAAACTTTATCCCAGAGTCCATTGA